AACAACTCCAAAAGCATTCGACAATACAATATTTGCAGTTTTTCTCGCCACCCCAGGCAATGTAGTTAATTCGTCCATCGTCTTCGGCACTTTCGACTCAAACTTTTCCACCAACATCTGAGCCGTTTCCTTCAAGTGCTTAGCTTTGTTTCGATAAAAACCTGTAGATCTGATGTCTTTTTCTAATTCTTTAAGATCTGCATTTGCATAGTCTTCGGCTTTCCGGTATTTCTTAAACAGGTTCTTCGTAACTTCGTTGACTGTTCTGTCGGTTGATTGGGCTGAAAGCATTGTTGCAGCCAGAAGCTCTAAGGGGTTGCGGTAGTGAAGCGCTATTTTCGCATCTGGATGCTCCCTTGCAAGAAATTTGATGATTTTTTGAACTCGTTCTTTATCTTCCATTTTTTGAACGGTCTTTTTTTTAAGATAGCGGATAGAAGCGACGGGAGTGAACAACTAAGGCTCTGTTATTTTAATTGCTTGAGTGGGACAGTTGACTTC
The Candidatus Bathyarchaeota archaeon genome window above contains:
- the nth gene encoding endonuclease III, whose product is MEDKERVQKIIKFLAREHPDAKIALHYRNPLELLAATMLSAQSTDRTVNEVTKNLFKKYRKAEDYANADLKELEKDIRSTGFYRNKAKHLKETAQMLVEKFESKVPKTMDELTTLPGVARKTANIVLSNAFGVVEGIAVDTHVRRLAQRLGLSKNKDPNKIEKDLMELVPKEQWPKLTDSLIFHGRRVCTAKKPNCIDCVMNRLCPSAFSFE